CAGCCCGTGTACACCGGCTGGTTCTCGGCGAACTCCGGCAGCACCGTCACCAGACCGCCGCCGCCCTTGCCGCTGCCCTTGCTCGCGGGCACGCCGTGGAAGGGGTGCCCCAGCAGCGTGAAGTAGTGCTGCCAGTCCCAGTACGGGCCCGGGTCGGTGTGCATGCCGGGAATGGTGGACGTCGTGGGGCCGGGCACGTTGTCGTGCCCGAGGATGTGCTGCCGGTCCAGCGGGATGCCGTACTTCTTGGAGAGGTACTTCACCAGGCGCGCCGACGCCCGGTACATCTCCTCCGTGTACCAGGCGTCCGGCGCGGCGAGGAACCCCTCGTGCTCCAGGCCGATCGACTTCGCGTTGACGTACCAGTTGCCCGCGTGCCAGGCCACGTCCTTCGCCTTCACGTGCTGGGCGATGTGACCGTCGGTCGAGCGCAGGGTGTAGTTCCAGGACACGTAGGTCGGGTCCTTGATCAGGTTGAGGACCCCCTCCCACTGGCCCTCGGTGTCGTGGATGACGATGTACTTGATGGACTGCGACGCGGGCCGGTCCCCGAGGTCGTGGTTTCCGTAGTCGCCGTCGCCGAACTCCGAGTAGGGCGCGGGGATCCACTCGCACGACACCGTCGCCGGGCACTCCGTGCCGTCCGCGGACACCGTCCGCAGCCCGGCGCGCCGCAGCGGCGCCGGGTCGGGGGCCAGCCCCGGCTGGGCGGCCAGTGCCACCTGCTGCCCGGTGTCCGTGGTGCGCTGCTCCCCGTCGCGGATCACGTCGTAGACGTCGTTGGCGTACGTCGCCGCGGTCGCGCTGTCGTCCGCGCCGGAGAAGCGCGCCACCGCTCCGTACCAGTCGGCCGGGTCCTCGCTCAGCGGCTCGCCGAGGTCCTTCTGCGCGGCCGCGAGGAGCGCGGCACCGCCCTTGACGTTGGTGGCCGCGTCGTCGCGCAGCTGCTCGGCCGACAGACCGGTCAGCTGGGCCGCCTTGGCCAACGTCTTGAGCCGGGCGGGGAGTTCACCGTTGTCCGGCACCTTCGTGTCGGGCAGCAGGGCCGCTCGCGAGGAGTCGCCGCGGGCGTCCTCCGTGCCCTCGCTGTGGTGCAGGGCCGCGGTGTCGGCGAGCGCGGTACGCGCGTCCGTGAGGTGCATCGGGCCATAGCCGCCGGTGACGCTCGGCGCTCCGCCGTGCGTGTCCCAGCGGGACTGCAGGTAGGAGACGCCGAGGAGCACGCTCTGCGGTACGTGGTAGTCGGCGGCCGCGGACGCGAAGGCGTCCTGCAACCGGGTGGAGGACGCCTCTTCCGTACTGCCGTACGGAGCCGCGCCGAGCAGTGGCAGCAGCAGTGCCGCGGAGGCGACGGCGCCCGCGGTCCTGCGCGCACGTCTGTGTCCGGCGGGGGCGTGGGGGTCGGTGGCAGAGCCTTGCAATGCAGCCTCCTGAGGCGATGGTGCGCGGTGGGGCGTGCGAGAGCCGAACGTGCGTCAGTGGTACCGGCTCTCCGACGATCCGTCAATCATGCCCAGAGGAGGGTGATTTCGCATGTCAGTGAGGGGCTGAAGGGTTTTCGTGGCGACGGTGGCGCCGCCTGCGGGGCGTCAGTGGAGTGGACCTGTGGTCCATTCGGCGGTCCGGCTCTCGCTGCGGCATGGGACCACGGGAAGTCGTCCCCTGTCCGGACACCCCCTGTCCGGACACCCCGTGCCCGGACACGACGAAGGTCCGCGGTA
Above is a genomic segment from Streptomyces sp. R21 containing:
- a CDS encoding N-acetylmuramoyl-L-alanine amidase, with the protein product MQGSATDPHAPAGHRRARRTAGAVASAALLLPLLGAAPYGSTEEASSTRLQDAFASAAADYHVPQSVLLGVSYLQSRWDTHGGAPSVTGGYGPMHLTDARTALADTAALHHSEGTEDARGDSSRAALLPDTKVPDNGELPARLKTLAKAAQLTGLSAEQLRDDAATNVKGGAALLAAAQKDLGEPLSEDPADWYGAVARFSGADDSATAATYANDVYDVIRDGEQRTTDTGQQVALAAQPGLAPDPAPLRRAGLRTVSADGTECPATVSCEWIPAPYSEFGDGDYGNHDLGDRPASQSIKYIVIHDTEGQWEGVLNLIKDPTYVSWNYTLRSTDGHIAQHVKAKDVAWHAGNWYVNAKSIGLEHEGFLAAPDAWYTEEMYRASARLVKYLSKKYGIPLDRQHILGHDNVPGPTTSTIPGMHTDPGPYWDWQHYFTLLGHPFHGVPASKGSGKGGGGLVTVLPEFAENQPVYTGCVTKGEPCAAHGSSEVRLYSLPDETSPLIKDIGLRPTGADSTIDVNDVGSRVSTGQRYAVADRDGDWTAIWYLGQKAWFKNPKGQPTAVTSFGLVVTPKAGLTEVPVYGRAYPEKEAYPAGVPVQAVSPLPYKLLAGQKYAAGDKVPGEYFYAPTFDTTPHRVVIGKDMYYEIQFGHRVEFVRAADVDLVPSAS